In a single window of the Tepidamorphus gemmatus genome:
- a CDS encoding ABC transporter ATP-binding protein — translation MTRKAGARPVVLRVESVTKKFADLLANDAITFDLHAGEVIALLGENGAGKTTLMNILFGHYTADEGHVEVFGRPLPSGQPRAALEAGVGMVHQHFTLAENLTVLENIVLGTEPLWRLRSDRAAARARIERLSRDFGLAVDPDARVGALSVGERQRVEILKALYRDARILILDEPTAVLTPQEAEALFATLRAMVARGLSVIFISHKMHEVMAVSHRVLVLRHGRLVGERPTAQTDAQELARLMVGADIALPEPRPHAPGDVLLRLAAVRTEPRGRAVGLQGVDLELRAGQITGLAGVSGNGQAALAALIGGLEEPAAGQIEIAGAPSRQWSPHAAIRAGIGRIPEDRHAEGTIADFTLTENAILERFSEPPFARAGLIDWAAARRFALEVIAAYDVRCPGPEVPIRLLSGGNMQKLILGRVLEFSPRIILANQPVRGLDIGAVAYVQRRLIAARDAGAAILLISEDLDEIQAMSDVIHVISEGRLSPAFARGEKTAHELGQWMAGHGFEGSHAA, via the coding sequence ATGACCCGGAAAGCCGGCGCGCGGCCGGTGGTGCTGCGCGTCGAGAGCGTCACCAAGAAATTCGCCGACCTGCTTGCCAATGACGCGATCACGTTCGACCTGCACGCGGGCGAGGTGATCGCGCTTCTGGGCGAGAACGGCGCGGGCAAGACGACGCTCATGAACATCCTTTTCGGCCACTACACGGCCGACGAAGGCCACGTGGAGGTGTTCGGTCGGCCGCTCCCTTCCGGCCAGCCCCGCGCCGCGCTCGAGGCGGGCGTCGGCATGGTGCACCAGCACTTCACCCTCGCCGAAAACCTCACGGTGCTGGAAAACATCGTGCTCGGCACCGAACCGCTCTGGCGCCTGCGATCCGACAGGGCTGCGGCGCGGGCGCGCATCGAGCGGCTTTCGCGCGACTTCGGGCTGGCGGTTGATCCCGACGCGCGGGTCGGAGCACTGTCGGTGGGCGAGCGCCAGCGGGTGGAGATCCTCAAGGCGCTCTACCGGGATGCGCGCATCCTGATCCTTGACGAGCCAACGGCGGTGCTGACCCCGCAGGAGGCCGAGGCGCTCTTTGCCACGCTGCGGGCGATGGTCGCGCGGGGGCTCTCCGTGATCTTCATCTCGCACAAGATGCACGAGGTGATGGCGGTCTCGCACCGCGTGCTGGTGCTGCGCCATGGCCGGCTCGTGGGCGAACGCCCCACCGCGCAGACCGACGCGCAGGAGTTGGCGCGGCTCATGGTCGGCGCCGACATCGCCCTGCCGGAGCCGCGCCCGCATGCGCCGGGCGATGTGCTCCTTCGCCTGGCCGCGGTGCGGACCGAGCCGCGCGGCCGCGCCGTGGGGCTGCAAGGGGTGGACCTCGAGCTTCGGGCGGGCCAGATCACCGGCCTTGCCGGCGTCTCGGGCAACGGGCAGGCGGCGCTGGCTGCGCTCATCGGCGGGCTCGAGGAGCCGGCGGCGGGGCAGATCGAGATCGCCGGCGCACCGTCGCGCCAATGGTCTCCACACGCGGCGATCCGGGCCGGCATCGGTCGCATCCCCGAGGACCGGCACGCCGAGGGCACCATTGCCGATTTCACGCTGACCGAAAACGCCATTCTCGAGCGCTTCAGCGAGCCGCCTTTCGCCCGCGCGGGGTTGATCGACTGGGCCGCGGCTCGGCGCTTCGCGCTCGAGGTGATCGCCGCGTATGACGTCCGCTGTCCCGGCCCGGAGGTGCCGATCCGCCTGCTTTCGGGCGGCAACATGCAGAAGCTGATCCTTGGCCGGGTTCTGGAATTCTCGCCGCGGATCATTCTCGCGAACCAGCCAGTGCGCGGGCTCGACATCGGCGCGGTGGCCTACGTGCAGCGCCGGCTGATCGCGGCGCGCGACGCGGGCGCGGCGATCCTGCTCATCTCCGAAGACCTCGACGAGATACAGGCCATGTCGGACGTGATCCACGTGATCTCCGAGGGACGCCTGTCGCCCGCCTTCGCCCGCGGCGAGAAGACCGCGCACGAGCTTGGCCAATGGATGGCGGGCCACGGCTTCGAGGGCTCCCATGCGGCTTGA
- a CDS encoding ABC transporter permease: MRLEPIAAPSLARRVGLPLAALAATVVIGMAVVLVAGAEPFAVLGLIVKGAVGSKFALLETLNRATPLIFTGLAVAVAFRAKLWNIGAEAQLYLGAVVTVLLGTGTLAWPAPLLLPALGLAAALAGALTLLGPAWAKARLGVDEVVTTLLLNFIVLLFVSMLLEGPMKDPMGMGWPKSERLIAEARLPRIVEGLRLHWGFGLALIAAVIVWLIQTRTTFGYAMRAVGQNARTARFVGIPVGAVTLGTALLSGSLAGLAGFSEVAGLKGNLTLDLSPGFGYTGIVVAMLALLHPLGVVVAALFVAGIFVGADSMSRAAGVPSYIADILLATALLLMVLALPMTRFRVRWR, encoded by the coding sequence ATGCGGCTTGAACCGATCGCCGCGCCCTCGCTCGCCCGCCGTGTGGGGCTGCCGCTGGCCGCGCTGGCTGCAACGGTGGTGATCGGCATGGCGGTGGTGCTGGTCGCCGGCGCCGAACCCTTCGCCGTTCTGGGGCTGATCGTGAAGGGCGCGGTCGGCTCGAAATTCGCACTGCTCGAGACGCTGAACCGCGCCACGCCGCTGATCTTCACCGGGCTTGCCGTCGCCGTGGCCTTCCGCGCGAAGCTCTGGAACATCGGCGCCGAGGCCCAGCTCTACCTCGGCGCCGTTGTCACCGTGCTTCTCGGGACCGGTACGTTGGCCTGGCCCGCGCCGCTGCTCCTGCCTGCGCTCGGGCTGGCCGCGGCGCTTGCCGGGGCGCTGACGCTGCTCGGCCCGGCCTGGGCCAAGGCGCGCCTCGGCGTGGACGAGGTCGTGACGACGCTGCTGCTCAACTTCATCGTCCTGCTCTTCGTCTCGATGCTGCTCGAAGGCCCAATGAAGGACCCGATGGGCATGGGCTGGCCTAAGTCCGAACGGCTGATTGCCGAGGCGCGGCTGCCGCGTATTGTCGAGGGTTTGCGGCTGCACTGGGGCTTCGGGCTGGCGCTGATCGCCGCGGTTATCGTCTGGCTGATCCAGACCCGCACGACCTTCGGTTACGCCATGCGTGCCGTCGGACAGAACGCCCGCACGGCCCGCTTCGTCGGCATCCCGGTGGGCGCGGTGACACTCGGCACGGCGCTGCTCTCGGGCAGCCTCGCGGGGCTTGCGGGCTTCTCCGAGGTGGCCGGGCTGAAGGGCAACCTCACGCTCGATCTGAGCCCAGGCTTTGGCTATACCGGCATCGTCGTGGCAATGCTCGCGCTCCTGCACCCGCTCGGCGTGGTGGTGGCGGCGCTCTTTGTCGCCGGCATCTTCGTGGGGGCGGACTCGATGTCGCGCGCGGCCGGGGTGCCAAGCTACATCGCCGACATCCTGCTCGCCACGGCACTCCTTCTGATGGTGCTGGCGCTGCCGATGACGCGATTCAGGGTGCGCTGGAGGTAG